In Gracilinanus agilis isolate LMUSP501 chromosome 1, AgileGrace, whole genome shotgun sequence, the sequence TTCTTCTAACAGATGCTCTCTTGGCCCTTGGTTAAAGCCAACCAGCCCTAGACAATGGTGTTTCCACCAACCTACATAAGAAAGTGCTGACTGAATATGCTAAAGAAGTTCCCATATTACATCCCAAAATATGCCACATCTTAAAGCAATAGGAGCTACTTGAATCttggagttttaatttttttagacattaattttttaagatttggGGAACTTGAATGTAATATATCATCCAAGGAAATTTCAATGACTAGTTCATTTTGCACTAACTTAGCTCTCCTAATAAACTCTTGGATATAATGCTTTGCATTACTTGGGAAACAGTAAAATCTCcatgaaaaaaaatccaatttttaaaacatcatgATTGTATCTGACATGTGCTGCTTTTTAGAACCACATACCcctaaatgatttttaaacataaataacCTCAATGTGAGGTATCCAGCTCTATAAAACATCATCAGCATGAAGACAGCATCTTTCTTCCTACGGTTTGGGTTTGGCCCAGTATTCCCGAAACATGGAATACAACATacctaaagaaaaagagaagtcaaTTAGATTTTCAATGTGATTTTCTACATGAAATAAACCAAGACACTTCTAAAACTGGCTACAACAGGCAATACCACTAATAAGAAAAGTTCACATGAGGACATGAGGAAACAGGGCCCTAAACTCATTTCCATTTTCACCttcctctagatcaggggtcggcaacatctgtctcttttgagggccagatatggctctttctgcaggagctataaagtcaatttttttttcaggcactgttacaggagtgctcactgtgagcactgtacagctctcatgaaattacattttaaaaaatgtggcgtttatggctctcacggccaaaaaggctgccaacccctgatctagatcTTAAGGATTCTAAATGAAACTCTTTTTCTAGTTCCTTATCTAGTCCATGAGGTTACATCTAAATGATACAGTCAAAATTATTTGTTGGCTGCCAAAGTGAAACCAGAAGTGACTGATCCTAGATTGCACAATGTGTAGAAGAGCCAAGATTTAAACAACCTACATAtccagattccaagcccaggacattttataaagaaacatcTTGGTATTATATCaagtaacaaaattaaaattcaataaattccCCTCATCTAACTCTTAATCCCTCCCTCCCACTGTAGATTCATATATAATGCTAACAATATTTATCCCAAGATTGctattattgattagaaaacaTTTCTAATACATTAAGTATGTGTCATTTCATCCATGTGGTGGTTCCTTTGGTCACTATAAATCACAGGCCTTCTCTACTTGTATATTTTCATAAGCTGCAGCGACCAAAAATATTTCAACATCTGATTACCAACTCTATGTTTATAATCTTTCCCAATATTAGAGAGGGTAGTCCTCAGAAAAAAAGGCCACAATCCATGGCTGAGCTGGTACATAAAGCCTTTCTACATCAGTAAAACCTCCAGAGCTTGTTTCTTTGGACAGCCTTTGAGAAGCCAAGGTCACACCTCTGTGCCAATAGGAAATTCATCAGAAGAGGAGAATGGTAATGGAGAATGGTATGTCTAAAACTTGTGTTTACATATATTTGCTCAGCCTCTTATATTAACGTATAATCTAACTAAGAGAAAGGAttgtttctcctctcctttctgttTAATGCTTCTTTGCTCCTAGTATAGCAGTAAAGTCTGTTAGGAGACTAATTACTTAATTCAGTAATTCAGGTGTGAAGTCATAAAAGCCCAGACTAGGGCAATAGCAATgagactaaaaataataaaagacaatAATTTAACAATGCAATTTCCACTAACTTGAAGATGCCATGATTACTGTTCACATGcacaattgggaaaaatattccTTACCATTTTATACTGGCTTAAAGATCACTTTGGAAACCCAAGATTGGGAACTCTTCAAAGAGTATTAAGAGCATGgggtttagagctgaaagagaccttaaatatcaactgtttttttttcttttgtttttttcaaacccttaacttctgtgtattggcttatagatggaagagtggtaagggtgggcaatgggggtcaagtgacttgcccagggtcacacagctgggaagtgtctgaggccagatttgaacgtaggacctcctgtctctaggcctgactctcaacccactgagccacccagctgctccctatcaACTGGTTttttaggtgagaaaactgaagcctcaAAAAAGTACCTGGCATCTATTAGAATTCTACAGGTAGTAAtaattatgaatgtaaacaaaaaATTACTCTGTATTATGTTATAAATGATAAACTGATTGAAAGTCAATTTGTTGTTGGATGCAAGAGATAACAGTAACAGATCAATCTAGGAATCTTTCTAAGTATTATttaccttatttgtaaaaaagatATGTATTAATGAGGAAATTTAGTGAAGAATATGTTTGCTATGGAAGACGTACCAACAGTCATTGCTCCTACTACAAATCCTTGAGCTCCCACACGCATGTGAATCAGGTGGACAGACATTTTAGTATTCCCTCTGTTCTTCAATCTGTATAATCCAT encodes:
- the HIGD1A gene encoding HIG1 domain family member 1A, mitochondrial; translation: MSSDSDVSLSTYDETSGSKLARKAKEAPFVPIGIAGFAAIVAYGLYRLKNRGNTKMSVHLIHMRVGAQGFVVGAMTVGMLYSMFREYWAKPKP